Proteins co-encoded in one Cytobacillus sp. NJ13 genomic window:
- a CDS encoding YIEGIA family protein: MSEYTYPILFGLAAGTLTRIYMLRTDYRQYPTYLHGKIIHVALGFIAAGLGTVAIPSIMEEEFTAITFLTLAASQFREVRNMERNTLTELDSYEMVPRGKTYIEGVAIAFESRNYLVIFTSLLSTLGYLVFNIWGGLAAAILAVLISKKLMSGGRLKEIVDVEFVEPRFDGAGLYVDNIYIMNIGLPERQEEVLRYGMGFILKPKNFNARSTIANLGQRQAILHDVSTALGVYRDSGTPALVPLAKRDLDDGRVGVFVLPQEKNINKAIKIIEAVPTLENAIRMPTERQTNGKGS, encoded by the coding sequence ATGAGCGAATATACGTACCCGATACTTTTTGGTCTGGCAGCTGGAACTTTGACCCGTATTTATATGCTGCGGACCGATTACCGGCAATATCCTACATACTTGCATGGAAAGATTATACACGTTGCATTGGGTTTCATTGCTGCTGGCCTGGGAACGGTGGCCATTCCTTCAATAATGGAGGAAGAATTCACAGCCATTACCTTTCTGACCCTTGCTGCATCCCAGTTTAGGGAAGTCAGAAACATGGAGAGAAACACGCTTACTGAACTGGACAGCTACGAAATGGTTCCCAGAGGCAAAACGTATATAGAAGGCGTGGCGATCGCCTTCGAAAGCAGAAATTATCTTGTGATTTTCACATCTTTATTAAGTACGCTTGGCTATCTGGTTTTTAATATATGGGGAGGGCTTGCGGCAGCCATTCTGGCCGTACTTATTTCTAAGAAATTAATGTCAGGGGGAAGGCTGAAGGAAATCGTTGATGTTGAGTTTGTGGAGCCGCGATTTGATGGAGCGGGCCTGTATGTTGACAATATTTATATCATGAATATAGGTTTGCCCGAAAGACAAGAGGAAGTGCTGCGTTATGGAATGGGGTTTATTTTAAAACCTAAAAATTTCAATGCCCGCTCCACCATTGCCAATCTTGGGCAGAGGCAGGCTATATTGCATGATGTTTCTACTGCTTTGGGTGTTTACCGGGATTCCGGGACTCCTGCGCTTGTTCCGCTTGCGAAAAGGGACCTTGATGATGGGCGTGTAGGGGTTTTTGTATTGCCGCAGGAAAAGAATATCAATAAAGCCATAAAAATCATCGAAGCGGTTCCAACACTCGAAAACGCGATTAGGATGCCTACTGAACGGCAAACGAATGGGAAAGGAAGTTAG